The genomic region ATTAGGCTAAGTTACCGCTTTTTTTCCATTTTTATACTTCCTGCCCTTGATTAATTTGACCTGCTAACATTTTGTTTACAGGGCCTGCTATTAACTCTGCACAATTTATTCTTATGGTAAAAACTTCTTCTTCACTCTTATTTTTCCTTAACTTGACGCATATGGTTTGTTAAATACTCCCGTCTGTCAAGGAATTTCTACTCATGAAGGTTATGGCTTGGAAGATTACTGAAATTTTGAAAAATGTAGTCTACTTCTATATTCAAATATATCAAGCAGTAATTCAAAATTAGCTATTGTACCTTTTGCACTATTATATGCAAGGTTGAGCAATTCTCTGTCCTCATATAAATCAGCAAATTTAAACTCCATGCACCCTGATTGTTTTGTGCCTAGAATATCTCCGCTACCCCTCAGCATCATATCCTTTTCAGCAATATAAAATCCATCTTGTGACTCACACATAATCTTTAACTTTGAATACGAACTTTTACTGAGATTGTCATATAACAGTACACAAAAAGACGGTTTATTTCCTCGTCCTACTCTACCTCTCAACTGATGTAATTGCGATAACCCGAACTGCTCTGCATTCTCTATAATCATAATAGTTGCATCTGGTACATCTATGCCAACTTCTATCACAGTAGTTGCAACAAGCAGAGAAAATTCATTCCTCTTGAAGGAAAACATCACTTGATCTTTCTGCTCTTGAGTTAGTTTTCCGTGTATTATTCCAACTCTATCAAAAAATGTCTTTTGTAGTTCCTGAAAGCGCATTTCTGCTGCGGCAATATTGAGTTCTTCGTTTTCTTCTATATATGGACAAATCCAATATGCTTTTTCGCCTCTATTTATAGCATCTTTCAGTCTTTGAATAATATCTGATACTTTTTTAACGTTCATAATAACGGTTTTTATTGGCAATCTAGATTTTGGTTTTTCCCTTAAAATAGAACATTCAACATCACCATACATAGCTTGCTGCAAGGTTCTTGGAATGGGAGTTGCAGTAACAAAAAGTATATCGGTATTTTCTCCTTTTCCTACCAACCGATTCCTCTGCATCACTCCAAATCGCTGTTGCTCGTCTATGACTGCGAGTCCTAAATTTTTAAATGTAACGTTGGCTTGAAATAATGCATGAGTACCAATTACTATATTTAAAATACCACTTGCAAGTTCGTTCATAATAATCTTTCTTTCCTTGCGCGCAGTTTTACCGGTAAGCAAAGCAACTTTTATATCAGTACAAGATAGAGCTTCTTCGATCCAATTATAATGTTGCTCAGCCAAGATAGTAGTTGGTGCCATTAGAGCTACTTGCATGTTATTTTCTACCACATTCAGCATCGCAAAGAGTGCAACTACAGTTTTGCCACTCCCAACGTCACCTTGCAGCAGACTTACCATGCGGTATCTGGATTTTTGTCTTTCTGAGATTTCATCTATCGCTCGAATTTGATCATTTGTTAATTGGAACGGTAATTCATTTAAGACCTGCTCTTTGTATTTACTCAATATTATAAATTCTTTTCCCTCTTTTTTTACATGATTTTCCCTTGCAAGCTTTAGTGCCAACTGGTACGCAAATAGCTCATCATAAGCAAGTCTTTCTCTGCAAACTTCTGCTTCTGCGAGTGAGCTCGGTCTGTGCAATCTTATGATGCTTTCTTTCCAATTCAGCCATTTCTTTTGCTTGATTAATGTTTCATCTATCCACTCTGGCAAATCAGGCAAATCTTTTAGATTAGAACTTATTATGTTTCTAATGCTCTTGTTAGTAATACCGCGACGTAATTGGTAAATTGGCTCTATGCAGGCTATTTCTTTAAATAGATTGATATCAGACAACATGTAATCTGGGTGAGTAATTTGCCAATGTTCGGCAAACTTTTCAAGTTTACCACTGATTACTATATCTGTTCCAACTGGAAATAATTTATACAAATATTTAACTGAGTAATTAAAAAAAACTATAAATAAATACTGACTTTCACTTTCAACGATTATTTTATATGGCCTACCTCTAACAGTGGGGCGCTGGTGCTCATACACTTTTGCCACAAAAGTTGTAAATTCTCCCACTTGAGCATCAGGTAGTGATTTACTTCTATCCACATAACTGAGCGGCCTATAAAACAGCAAGTCCATTACTCTGTCTCCACCGCAAAGTTTAGGCAATATTGCGGAATGAAACTTTAGTATATTCTCAATTTTACTATTTAGAAAAGTCAGCACACTTGACTGCTCATCAACATTCATACTGTGTAAAACCGTTTATTCATAATAGAGCCTTACTAAAATCCTGTCACCCTATTATGACTGTCTATGTTAAGTATATTATTGATATATTAACTATTTTTATGTATTATTATACTATCAGCAATTCATATCAAAGTATTAACAATGAACAACTCTATACAGGAAAAAAAGGGAAATCCAGTAGTTACGCTAAAGGCTCAAGCGGAAAAGTTTGATTTTAGCAGGTTAAGGGCTGATAAAACCAATGAGTCAGCAAACACTGGTGAGCAGATGTATGAAGATTTTCGAAGAATGAGATTTGTTATTAACAGCAAAAATCTAGACCAAAGTTTAATTGGTGCATTGATAGACGGAGCTAAGCAATACAATTTTGATGAAGTTTGGGATAGGTATTATAAAAATCAAGGGATACCTGGCAATAAAAAAACCGACCAATATTATAAAGAGGAGTTTGAAAGGTTTTATAATCTAGGTAAAGGGTACGCTCATCTATTACCAAAAGAAGGAGATGAAAATAAAAGTTATCGTGCGTTTGGAAAAGAAGTTTTCAAGGAAATGTTCAAATATGCTGAAGCTCAAGTTCCAAGCGATTCTATCTTAAAAGAACTAGTTACTAACTGTAACCAAGCTGCTTATGTAGGTGCATTATATAATGAGGATAGTCCTCTTTTTCATGTAACTAAAATACATAAATTAACTTTCAGCTCCAGTCATACAACATATATTAATTGCAGTAATTCAGAACGTGTAGAAGTCACAGTTAAAGAGCTAATCTCTGCCACCGTATTTGTAAAGCCAAATGAAGAATTATGTAAATTGAACAGCTCACTAGAATTCGCACTTGAATCTCAAGATGGGAAAGATGATGTGATATATAAAGATGGCAAATTGTCACTTACTGTACCTCGAAAATTGAGAGATTATAAAACTGATGGCATAAGTTTATTTGATATTATTAAAGAATATTTCTATAAATTCTGCGAGAAGTTAGGGTTCAAGTTTGAAGTAGAAATAGAGCATGATTTAGGTGATCCGATGAGCTACCTCGAAGAGGTAGCTCTGCCCATTCATAGCAATGAACACGAAAATACACTCTAAAACTAACAATTAAAATATCTCAAGTTCTGTTAGCTTATTTGCATAGTCAGTTGTACTAGACGCAACTTAATCTGACAGAAAAACTAATATCAATCTCTATGTTTGATGCTACTAATATTTTTCTAAAAAGCAATATGCTTGCTATCAAGAAAAGTCTGCATAGCAATATTTACCTAAATGAGGCCTTGTCTCAATTCCTAAATATAGCTGTGATTTTCTGGTTTATCATAGCCCATATCAGTCAAAATGCGCGATAATAGCACCATCAAAGAAAGATATATTAAAAAGATTAGCGGCAGTAATTGCAGTTTTCTCTGTTTGCCATAGCAACTCTTGAGTAGGTATCAATAATAATGATAATCTATATATCTGCTATAAAACCTCGAGATCCGTAGAATAGGGCTGACTAAGGTTCTCATACATTCCTGTATGCTGAGAACATAAAAGCTCTTTTGATTCTATTCCTAAATCCTCAAGTATTTGCTCCTGTTCAGCTATAAGTTCTAATAGCCCTGTTCCACTTTCACTTACTTCACTTCGTTCAAGACACATAAGTTCTGTTAACTCTGCTATGTCTTCTCTAGAAAGCTGATTTTTTTCAGAAAAAGTTGCTTCACTCATATGGTCCTCTTTTTGATATAAAGAGTATCTTATACAAGAGAATAACTAAAATAATCTAAACTCTTGTGTCATATTTGTAGCTTGGTGTAGTTATATGGTACATTTCAGATAAGAGTACTGATTATCTAATTGTAGGAGAAGACCTAGTCAAAATATAAAAAAGCAGTGGAATTGGGTGTGGAAATTCTAGATGAAGATCAGTGGAATAAAGTGGTAAATTAAGAAGTGTCTGAATAACTGTGTGAACTAAGTTCGGAGGAGAATAGTATCAAGAAAGGAGAAAATTATATGGTCTTACCTTTATTGATGTATTAATTGAGAAGAGTTCTTAAAAGTTAATGTTTTGTTAGTTGTTTCATACTAAAATAGGCATATATAAATAATTAGGAGAATGTTATGCGGTCTAATTCCAATTCACTTAATAAATACGGATATGTATCTGATGCAAATGGATTGTCTCACCAACAAATGGGAATGTATGATGATTTAGGAAGATATGAAGTTGCTGATGAAGATATGATGTACCAAAAAAACTATGGTATTATTGGTGATAGTTTAAAAAAAATAACAAATCTGACTGGAGATACAGCAAAGAGTATAGCAGATTACCTTATTAAACCTGTTAGTGATCAGGTTGCAAAGCAAATCGTTGTTCCATTAGGAACGGAGATTATAAGTAAAATTTTCGTACCTATTACAAAGAAAGTTGCAGAACAAAATCAAGACATGATAAAAGAGCTAACAGATAAACTCATGGTTCGCGTGGAAGATTTTGCTCGGTTACAAATAGAAAAATTAAAAGAAGACGTGAAGCAAGAGATAACATCAATACCAGGTAAAGTTTTAGAGAAGATAAAACCTTCTTCATGGCTTCCATGGAAAGCAGAAAGTTTGGATGAAGCTTATTCTGACACTTATGTACCAAATGATATAGATGAATTTGCATGGTAGAGCTTCAAGGTTTAGCAAAATGTTTTTTGGTTTATATTCGCTTGAGGTTAACATCATTGGCCTTAAGCTTTTTTTAATGCTAAATGATCTTACTGTATATCTACAAATTCTTCCTGTGATTTTCAACTCTAGAGGTTATGCTTAAATTATAATATCTACCAAAAAAATAGTCATTTTGCTTGGATATTTGATATAATTTAGATCTATTAAAGCAAAAGCATGAATGAAGTAATAACATTTGGTTGTCGTCTAAATTTCTACGAGAGTGAGTTAATCAAAGAAGCATTAAAAAAAGCAAAGAGAGAAAATGTTGTTGTAGTGCATAGCTGTGCAGTGACAAACGAAGCAGAACGCCAAGTGAAGCAAAAAATACGTAAGATCTATAAAAACGACCCAAGTAAAGAAATTATCGTAGTTGGCTGTGCCGTTCAATTAGATCCTAAATCATATAGTGATATTCCTGGTGTAAGTAAAGTGCTAGGTAATCAAGACAAGCTAAGAGCTGAAAATTATCTACTAAATAATGATGAAATCTTAGTCAGTGATAACCAAGTAGAACCTATTCTCATTAATGGATTTGAAGATAAATCAAGGGCATTTATTGAAATTCAAAATGGTTGTAATCATAGTTGTACATTTTGCTCAATTACTGAGGCAAGAGGAAATAATCGATCTGTGCCAGTAAACAATATTATAGAGCAAATTAAGATTTTTATAGAAAATGGGTATCAAGAAGTGGTGTTTACAGGTGTTGATATTACTGACTTTGGTACAGATTTGTTTGGTAAGCAATCACTCAGTTCAATGATTAGAAGAGTTTTAAAGGATATACCACAGTTAAAGAGACTAAGACTTTCCTCTATTGATGTTGCTGAAGTTGATGATGAACTAATGGATTTAATAGCTAATGAGTCAAGACTTATGCCTCACTTACACTTGAGTCTACAGTCTGGTAATAATTTAATACTAAAGAGAATGAAACGTCGTCACAATAGAGAACAGGTGATAGAATTTTATCATAAAATGAAGAGCTTAAGACCTAATATAGCATTTGGCGCTGATATTATTGCTGGATTTCCAACAGAAACTGATAAAATGTTTCAGGATACAGTTGATTTACTGAAAAAAATAAATGTAGTTTATCTACATGCTTTTCCATATTCAGAGCGGAAAAACACACCTGCTGCACGGATGCCACAAATACCAGAGAATGTACGTAAAGAACGAGTAAAGCATCTCAGAGAAATAAATAAAGAAATGATGAGCAGTTTTTATCAATCTTTGCTCGGCACTGAGCAAAGCGTTTTGGTTGAGCAGAATAATATTGGTAGAACAGAAAATTTTGCATTAATAAAACTTACATCAAGAGTTCAAGCTA from Wolbachia endosymbiont (group B) of Parapoynx stratiotata harbors:
- the recG gene encoding ATP-dependent DNA helicase RecG; the encoded protein is MNVDEQSSVLTFLNSKIENILKFHSAILPKLCGGDRVMDLLFYRPLSYVDRSKSLPDAQVGEFTTFVAKVYEHQRPTVRGRPYKIIVESESQYLFIVFFNYSVKYLYKLFPVGTDIVISGKLEKFAEHWQITHPDYMLSDINLFKEIACIEPIYQLRRGITNKSIRNIISSNLKDLPDLPEWIDETLIKQKKWLNWKESIIRLHRPSSLAEAEVCRERLAYDELFAYQLALKLARENHVKKEGKEFIILSKYKEQVLNELPFQLTNDQIRAIDEISERQKSRYRMVSLLQGDVGSGKTVVALFAMLNVVENNMQVALMAPTTILAEQHYNWIEEALSCTDIKVALLTGKTARKERKIIMNELASGILNIVIGTHALFQANVTFKNLGLAVIDEQQRFGVMQRNRLVGKGENTDILFVTATPIPRTLQQAMYGDVECSILREKPKSRLPIKTVIMNVKKVSDIIQRLKDAINRGEKAYWICPYIEENEELNIAAAEMRFQELQKTFFDRVGIIHGKLTQEQKDQVMFSFKRNEFSLLVATTVIEVGIDVPDATIMIIENAEQFGLSQLHQLRGRVGRGNKPSFCVLLYDNLSKSSYSKLKIMCESQDGFYIAEKDMMLRGSGDILGTKQSGCMEFKFADLYEDRELLNLAYNSAKGTIANFELLLDIFEYRSRLHFSKFQ
- the mtaB gene encoding tRNA (N(6)-L-threonylcarbamoyladenosine(37)-C(2))-methylthiotransferase MtaB, which gives rise to MNEVITFGCRLNFYESELIKEALKKAKRENVVVVHSCAVTNEAERQVKQKIRKIYKNDPSKEIIVVGCAVQLDPKSYSDIPGVSKVLGNQDKLRAENYLLNNDEILVSDNQVEPILINGFEDKSRAFIEIQNGCNHSCTFCSITEARGNNRSVPVNNIIEQIKIFIENGYQEVVFTGVDITDFGTDLFGKQSLSSMIRRVLKDIPQLKRLRLSSIDVAEVDDELMDLIANESRLMPHLHLSLQSGNNLILKRMKRRHNREQVIEFYHKMKSLRPNIAFGADIIAGFPTETDKMFQDTVDLLKKINVVYLHAFPYSERKNTPAARMPQIPENVRKERVKHLREINKEMMSSFYQSLLGTEQSVLVEQNNIGRTENFALIKLTSRVQAKSIVKAHVKGIENNCLIGNIIS